GCTTGCCATCTACCCCTCCCTTTGTAAGTCCTCCACCACCTCGCCATCCTCTGGAACGCCTCGGCCCAGAGGAGATGGGCCTCCTGTCCCAGCATCCAAGTGCATTTGAGCGGGTGATGCGGCTGACACCTATGGGCATAGAACCATCTATGGGCTTCTCTCAACGTCTTCGAGAATTGGCAGGGAACAACAACAATAACGGGGGGCCAACCCCTCCCCTTTCTCCTAACCGTGTACCCCCCATGCATCGGCTTCTTAGTCCCACCCTCTTCCATCATGGATCCAAACCTCCACCTTTCCTAACCTCAACCTCACAGCCACCATCAGTCCCATCCAGAGGCAATTCCTCACCACCACTAAATCAGGTCGGCAAAGCCAAGTCCTGCGAGTTCTGTGGAAAGACTTTCAAGTTCCAAAGCAACTTGATAGTGCACAGAAGAAGCCACACTGGTGAAAGGCCCTATAAGTGTCATCTCTGTGACCATGCATGTTCACAGGCCAGCAAACTGAAGCGCCACATGAAGACCCACATGCACAAATCAGGCTCCATGGGGAGCTCACCTGAGCAGGGAGGGCAGGACTCAGCCGGAGAAGGGATTAAGAACAGAGAGGACAATGGCACAAGGGAAGGATTGGATAATGAGGAGGACGAAGATgacgaggaagaggaggaggaagaagaggaggaagaacaGCAAAATGGATGCAGGCCTCTGTCCAACCTGAGCATGGACTCGGAACTGAGTAGGAACAGAGAGAATGGCCCAAGACCCTCGCCAGAGGAGAAGCCACTGGCTTCTGAAAGAGTGACAGAAAGCCAATACAACAACCTCGACAATCACTTGAGACTGCCACAGGGCAGCAGGTCACACGAACAGACGGATGCAGATTCGACAGGCAGGGAGATCAACAGAGACGGACGGCCCATGGTGAACGGCAGAGGCTGCTGTCCGCAAGATCCCATCTCACTGTTATTCCACCGGAAGCCCCTGCCTATTTCCAGTCCCAGCCTCTCTGGGTCGTCCGCAAAGAGGATCAAGGAGGAGAAGGATGTGGAATTGCCACAGGTGCCCGTCATCTCCCCTGAGAATGTGTATTCTCATTTGCTAGCCGGATATGCTGCATCACGCCACTTCATAAGGGAGCCCTTCCTGGGCTTCAGCGACTCCAGGCAGTCACCTTTTGGCACTTCTTCCGAGCACTCTTCGTCTGAGACAGGTAGCCTGCGCTTCTCCACCCCTCCAGGGGAGATTCTGGAGGGGGGTGGGTTGTCAGGGCGAAGTGGCAACAGTACACCTCACCTCCAGCTGCGGGGTCCCGGGCCAGGGAGACCACCAAGCTCCAAAGAGAGCCGACGGAGTGACACTTGTGAGTTCTGTGGTAAGGTGTTCAAGAACTGCAGCAATCTGACCGTGCATCGGCGCAGCCACACAGGCGAGAGGCCTTACAAGTGTGACTTGTGCAGCTACGCTTGTGCCCAGAGCAGCAAGCTTACCCGGCACATGAAGACGCATGGGCAGTTTGGCAAAGAGGTATATCGCTGTGATATTTGCCACATGCCCTTTAGCGTATATAGCACCCTGGAAAAACACATGAAGAAGTGGCATGGAGAGCATTTGCTGACCACTGAGGTCAAACTTGAGCAGGCTGACAGGGCTTGAGAACAGTTACTAATGCACTGTATTATGGGTTTAGCTGGATAGTCTTTCTCTTGTCTAGATTTTCTTTTGAgagattaaatgttttatttttttgttttgtgttttatttttacaagtAAAAACAAACTGCCACCTGAGAAACAAGAACACAGGGAAATGTTAGAATGTGGTTCTACAAACCCTTCTTGCATATTCCTGCAACTAACAGAGGAGTAGTCCAATACGAATTCATGGAGCCTTTCTACTGTGCAATAATTTCTGTATTTATTGGATTATTTGTAATTATACATGGCATGTGCAGGTACATTATCAATGGGATTCTAATGCATTCAGTTCCTGAAATTATATTTCTACACCCTATCATATATGACAAATACTGAGATTTTGGCAATTAGccaatttttgtgtttttaactAGTTTCCTCAAAGGATTAAAAACTGGTAATTTCTAAAGAAGGTCAACTTCTAAAAATCTGAGAAAGTTTTTGTTATTGTTGCTGTCAGTGGCCCCTCTCATCTTAGGTGATATACAATAGATAGATGTAAAGCACTGAATGTCACTTTgacaataaaatatttaacaaatttaaaggggcaaaaaaaaaaaacaggga
The nucleotide sequence above comes from Myxocyprinus asiaticus isolate MX2 ecotype Aquarium Trade chromosome 25, UBuf_Myxa_2, whole genome shotgun sequence. Encoded proteins:
- the bcl11bb gene encoding B-cell lymphoma/leukemia 11B, with the protein product MSRRKQGNPQHLSLTQRDTIPTAVDHDVGEGQCPSEVSLASPLGGAGESDLLTCGQCQTNFPLGDILVFIEHKRRLCPGPGVCFDKPSDCSDSPSPRPPRTEVCRRSGPVEVGIQVTPGEEEKKRLTPARGICPKQEGVPTGKDEPSSYICTMCKQPFTSAWFLLQHAQNTHGIRIYLDTHPTSCSLTPRMALPPPLGADALPHSPLPSFLGDGSNPFQLLRMAAPLLREPLPPGYMETRLPSTPPFVSPPPPRHPLERLGPEEMGLLSQHPSAFERVMRLTPMGIEPSMGFSQRLRELAGNNNNNGGPTPPLSPNRVPPMHRLLSPTLFHHGSKPPPFLTSTSQPPSVPSRGNSSPPLNQVGKAKSCEFCGKTFKFQSNLIVHRRSHTGERPYKCHLCDHACSQASKLKRHMKTHMHKSGSMGSSPEQGGQDSAGEGIKNREDNGTREGLDNEEDEDDEEEEEEEEEEEQQNGCRPLSNLSMDSELSRNRENGPRPSPEEKPLASERVTESQYNNLDNHLRLPQGSRSHEQTDADSTGREINRDGRPMVNGRGCCPQDPISLLFHRKPLPISSPSLSGSSAKRIKEEKDVELPQVPVISPENVYSHLLAGYAASRHFIREPFLGFSDSRQSPFGTSSEHSSSETGSLRFSTPPGEILEGGGLSGRSGNSTPHLQLRGPGPGRPPSSKESRRSDTCEFCGKVFKNCSNLTVHRRSHTGERPYKCDLCSYACAQSSKLTRHMKTHGQFGKEVYRCDICHMPFSVYSTLEKHMKKWHGEHLLTTEVKLEQADRA